In Syntrophorhabdaceae bacterium, a genomic segment contains:
- a CDS encoding GYD domain-containing protein: MPIYIMISTLTDEGRKTIKKHPERIEEVNREIENMGAKVLAQYAILGQYDFITILDAPNNEAIAKISIEMGSRGTVQIVTLPAIPVEEFIEKMA; this comes from the coding sequence ATGCCAATATACATAATGATCAGCACATTAACAGATGAGGGCAGAAAGACCATTAAAAAACATCCGGAAAGGATCGAAGAGGTCAACAGAGAGATTGAAAACATGGGGGCAAAAGTTCTTGCTCAATATGCAATCCTGGGTCAATACGACTTTATAACTATTCTTGATGCACCTAATAATGAGGCAATAGCAAAGATCTCTATTGAGATGGGTTCGAGGGGGACTGTGCAGATAGTTACGCTGCCTGCTATTCCAGTGGAGGAGTTTATAGAAAAAATGGCTTAA